GCAAGCATCGTACGCCCATGTCATCGAGATCGATTGCGCGTCGCTTAGCGCGATGGTGGCGAGTCCCGGCGATCCGGGTAACGGTATTGCGCTGGCAGATTTGTCGACGGAGGTGGCCATCGATATCGCTTACGGCGGGTCGTGCACCGGCAGCAAGCGAGACGATTTACGGGCCTGTCATGACGTGCTTGCCTGGGGGTTGACGCAAGGGCATCGCGTTGCAGACGGCGTGCGCTTCTACCTGCAATATGGCAGCGAAGACGTGCGCGCATGGTGCGAGGCGCAAGGGTATGCGGACGTTTTCAAGGCGGCAGGTGTGACGATGCTCTCGCCCGGCTGCGGCGCATGCGTCAATGCCGGACCGGGCGTTTCCAAAACGTCGAACGAGGTGGTCATCAGCGCACAGAATCGCAATTTCCCCGGGCGTTCGGGCCCCGGGCAGATGTGGCTCGGCAGCCCGGCTACCGTGGCTGCGAGCGCTTTGGCGGGCTATATCGTGGGTTTCGATCAGTTACAACGCGATGGATTTGCGTCTCATCCGGTCTCTCACCCCGCCGCGCTTGCCGCGCCGGGCCGTGGGGACGGCGGGGCGTCGCACGCGGGCAGGGGAGGGTAGCCGATGCCGGATGTCACCTCTGCGGCACCGATGCCGTTACAAGGCATTCGTGTCGTGGAATTCTCACACATGGTCATGGGGCCGGCCTGCGGCATGGTGCTGGGCGACCTCGGGGCCGATGTCATCAAAGTGGAGCCGATAGGCGGCGACGCCACGCGTCATCTGCTGGGGACCGGTGCGGGATTTTTCCGCGCCTTCAATCGCAACAAGCGGAGTCTGGTCGTGGATGTCACGCGGCCCGAAGGGCGAGAGCTGATACTTCGACTCATCAGTACGTCGGATGTGGTGACGGAGAATTTCAAGCCCGGGCGGATGCGGCAAATCGGACTGGATTACGCCACGTTGTCACGGCTGAATCCGGCGCTGATCTATGTTTCGCTGAAGGGATTTCTGCCGGGGCCCTACGCTACGCGCACCGCGTTGGACGAGGTCGTGCAGATGATGGCGGGACTTGCGTACATGACGGGACCGCCGGGCCAACCGTTGCGTGCGGGGACATCGGTCAACGACATCATGGGCGGTGTGTTCGGTGCACTGGCTGCGTTGGCTGCACTCTACGAGCGAAAGACCACGGGGCGCGGGCAGGAAGTGCAGGGCGCGCTCTTCGAGAATTGCGTACTGCTTGCGGCGCAGCACATGCAACAGTACGCAGTGACGGGCGTGGCACCCGATCCGATGCCGGCGCGCGTGTCCGCGTGGGGTATTTACGACGTCTTTGCTGCGCGCGACGGCGTGCAGATCTTCCTCGCCGTCGTCAGCGATACGCAGTGGCGCATTTTCTGCGACCTCTTCGGCCGTCACGATCTGGCAGACGACCCGCGACTGTCCACGAACAATGACCGCGTGAGGGCACGCGACTGGTTGCTCCCGTTGTTGCGTGAAATGATGCAAGGTTTCGACGCCAGCTATCTGGCTGCGGCGTTCGAGCGTCACGGATTGCCTTTTGCGCCGATCGTGCAGCCTGCCGCGCTGTTCGACGACCCGCATTTGCTCGCCAGCGGCGGCTTGGGCGACCTGACGACGGAAACGGGTGAGCAAACGCAAGTGCCGTTGCTGCCGATCACGATGGCGGGGCAACGGTTGCCCGCACGCCGTGCGTTGCCGGTGGCGGGTGAGCACACAAGCGAAATTCTGAGAGATTTGGGATATCCCGATCACCAGATCGAGCGTCTGTTGAGCGAGGGGGTGGTGGCGGGACCGGAGGACGGATCGACGCCGGACGATGCATCCGGCGCGGGCGATACCGCCGGTCCCGTTTTTTGGAAGGACAGCCCAGGTCAACGCGGAACGCGCTGAAATAAGAGTTTTCCGAAGGAGGTCGGCGTGTTGTCTGCTTGCGGGCACCGGGTAGGGCGCGGTACGGTATGAACGTCTACCGCCAACACGCCACCCCACCGTCATGACCGAACCGCTCGACGCCGCCCACGCCCGCCAAACGTCTACTTCGTCTGCTTCGTCGTCTTCGTCACCAGTCCCGTCGCAGTCCCAACAGCTCGATAAGCCGCTATCGGGCGTGACAGTGCTCGACCTCACGCGTCTGCTGCCAGGTCCGCTCGCCGGGTTGCGTCTTGCGCAAATGGGGGCGCACGTCATCAAGATCGAAGACAAGGGCGCAGGTGACTACGCCCGGGAAATGATGCTGGCCGATGACGAATCGCCCCCCAGCGCCTTCTGGCGACTGCTCAATCGCGGTAAGACTGTCGAACGTCTCGATCTCAAAAGCGACGCGGATCGGAAGACCTTCCTCGATCACGTTGCCCACGCCGATGTACTGCTTGAGGGGTTTCGCCCGGGCGTGATGGCGCGTCTGGGCTTCGGCTACGAGGCGCTGGCACGTGTGCGGCCATCGCTGGTGATGGCGTCGATTTCCGGTTATGGCCAGCAAGGGTCGATGGCGCAAGCCGCCGGGCACGACATCAACTACATCGGGTACGCGGGCGTCCTCGATCAGCTTTGCGATGCGCAGGACGCGCCCATCGTCCCCAACTTTCAGATCGGCGACCTG
The Pandoraea oxalativorans genome window above contains:
- a CDS encoding CaiB/BaiF CoA transferase family protein; protein product: MPDVTSAAPMPLQGIRVVEFSHMVMGPACGMVLGDLGADVIKVEPIGGDATRHLLGTGAGFFRAFNRNKRSLVVDVTRPEGRELILRLISTSDVVTENFKPGRMRQIGLDYATLSRLNPALIYVSLKGFLPGPYATRTALDEVVQMMAGLAYMTGPPGQPLRAGTSVNDIMGGVFGALAALAALYERKTTGRGQEVQGALFENCVLLAAQHMQQYAVTGVAPDPMPARVSAWGIYDVFAARDGVQIFLAVVSDTQWRIFCDLFGRHDLADDPRLSTNNDRVRARDWLLPLLREMMQGFDASYLAAAFERHGLPFAPIVQPAALFDDPHLLASGGLGDLTTETGEQTQVPLLPITMAGQRLPARRALPVAGEHTSEILRDLGYPDHQIERLLSEGVVAGPEDGSTPDDASGAGDTAGPVFWKDSPGQRGTR
- a CDS encoding CaiB/BaiF CoA transferase family protein — translated: MTEPLDAAHARQTSTSSASSSSSPVPSQSQQLDKPLSGVTVLDLTRLLPGPLAGLRLAQMGAHVIKIEDKGAGDYAREMMLADDESPPSAFWRLLNRGKTVERLDLKSDADRKTFLDHVAHADVLLEGFRPGVMARLGFGYEALARVRPSLVMASISGYGQQGSMAQAAGHDINYIGYAGVLDQLCDAQDAPIVPNFQIGDLYGGAQAAVQEVLAALVAAQRIGHGRWLDISMTHEVFRSNVVPAVAMHRRGHVSRAGKDLLNGGVPCYQVYRTKDGRYMAVGALELKFWESLCDVLGRSDWKARHWTLGQEVGGDDALALRAELAVVFAAATQADWVARFADADCCVTPVLRLEEAMMHPLFAQLRDALLP